From the genome of Candidatus Methylomirabilota bacterium, one region includes:
- a CDS encoding universal stress protein, producing the protein MHAPGTAVGPLSDEGDAGCAGLTIRHVLVPLDGSSLAECALPWAVAVAQALAARVTLLRVVETPAISIATSHHHDAVDWQMRRAEAQSQLTGIDRDLKARKLTSAIELLEGRPAEKIIDFARAQRVDLVVLSSHGEGGLTGWTLSSTALMVVSRIHSSVLVVPAQAAQGQRIGHVRMRRLLVPLDCSPRAECVLPLAAALARAHDAEMILGHVVPEPEMPRRLPPSAEDLAMVSRLTERNRLEAERYLGELQARLVEGEVRVGTRIVVASRRARAIRAMADEADVDLVLVCAHGQTGDARERYGSVAGRLLEEGGRPILVFQDLGAGRGPTPGEEAARSRPGH; encoded by the coding sequence ATGCATGCACCGGGAACTGCCGTCGGGCCGTTGAGCGACGAAGGTGACGCCGGCTGCGCCGGCCTCACCATCCGCCATGTCCTCGTGCCGTTGGATGGCTCATCGCTGGCCGAATGCGCCCTTCCCTGGGCGGTGGCGGTGGCGCAGGCCCTGGCGGCACGCGTGACGCTCCTGCGGGTTGTCGAGACGCCCGCCATCTCGATCGCGACGAGCCACCACCACGACGCGGTGGACTGGCAGATGAGACGGGCGGAGGCCCAGAGCCAGCTCACCGGGATCGACCGCGACCTCAAGGCGCGAAAGCTGACGTCGGCCATCGAGCTGCTCGAGGGACGGCCCGCCGAGAAGATCATCGACTTCGCCCGGGCGCAGAGGGTCGATCTCGTCGTCCTGTCGAGCCACGGCGAGGGGGGACTCACCGGATGGACGCTCAGCAGCACCGCCCTGATGGTGGTCTCCCGCATCCACAGCTCGGTGCTCGTCGTCCCCGCGCAGGCGGCCCAGGGACAGCGGATCGGCCATGTCCGCATGCGCCGGCTCCTCGTGCCGCTCGACTGCTCGCCGCGGGCGGAGTGCGTCCTGCCGCTCGCCGCGGCGCTCGCGCGCGCGCATGACGCGGAGATGATCCTCGGGCATGTCGTGCCCGAGCCCGAGATGCCGCGGCGCCTCCCGCCCTCGGCAGAGGATCTGGCGATGGTGTCGCGGCTCACGGAGCGGAACCGGCTCGAGGCCGAGCGCTACCTCGGCGAGTTGCAGGCTCGCCTCGTCGAGGGGGAGGTCCGCGTCGGGACGCGGATCGTGGTGGCCTCGCGACGAGCCCGCGCCATCCGGGCGATGGCCGACGAGGCCGACGTCGATCTCGTCCTGGTGTGCGCGCACGGACAGACCGGGGACGCACGTGAGCGGTACGGCAGCGTGGCCGGACGGCTGCTGGAGGAGGGTGGGCGGCCGATCCTCGTGTTCCAGGACCTCGGGGCCGGACGCGGGCCGACGCCCGGCGAAGAGGCGGCGCGGAGCCGTCCGGGGCACTGA